One window of Microbacterium sp. Root61 genomic DNA carries:
- a CDS encoding AAA family ATPase — MRGGLERWKRGVDSRGVDNAIDYALKGTCDAHLHRSTGAEALETYSSIADAGVSRFVVTDGTITVDELSAGAVRVWLTGHDPVTGEERGPQRLSPDADLVLDGTINHPKSYSIAALLHPELAAEFEALQDRLRDRVLLTWQTELNARRGHGGSIREDITRIEVVELQHRRSRALDPHAHRHLWLNVKVLGADGKWSNLDSRVAMKLHTVINAEGELAARTDPQWITVLARHGFTLDDDGQVAQLAGAVRPFSRRSTQIEENRTKLVAEWAAEHHGASPSIRALTQIDRRAWAMARPNKPAHLDEQSWEATVREELEGIDPALIRERTPVSLVAASTEALDLDLLSDAAVVDADARSTRCGGRFSSFDLRAGAIRALSRSGVVAPRGALTVTIDEITDRAHRKCMRLVGDDGIPGHVKAFMATETMRLKIRLAARLDALASPGRSLLPAELRRAAAFVENIDILDASQLAAAGAIAGTGGLVAVTGPAGAGKTTMLRLAHAGLARQRRRMLVVAPTRKAASVASREVGAAASSLHALLADHGYRWDTDPAGAQMRTRLTRGDADPTTRIVYDGPVKFVLRRGDRIVVDEAGMVDLQTAAALVDLALEHGVGVAMVGDPHQALPVGHAGAMATAVRYATASVELDTVHRFSDPEYAALTLRLRDPRDRDDALSVAGELLERGHVHRVASTEEARDAMVAAYFEWHARGKRVALVTGANEEADAINDAIQQRRVDDGELDPTTLVLGMGEQRILVGDSVQTRRNDPRTGVENRAQWVVHDVWDDSIVLTSVSDSGELRRVSRDYALDHLQLAYASTVHGIQGETTDAAVVGPDVDAAGLYVGLTRGRHQNIAVTIARTDPDAISNIGATMMRGTTELTIQDAMRAAEAELRRAARERELRASSPWTTPSSSPSRGGLSL; from the coding sequence ATGAGAGGTGGCCTTGAACGGTGGAAGAGGGGCGTCGATTCCCGGGGAGTCGACAACGCAATCGACTACGCGCTCAAGGGAACGTGCGACGCCCACCTTCACCGGTCGACGGGCGCCGAGGCGCTCGAGACGTACAGCTCCATCGCTGATGCCGGGGTCTCGCGCTTCGTGGTGACGGACGGCACGATCACTGTCGATGAACTGTCCGCGGGTGCGGTTCGGGTATGGCTGACGGGGCATGACCCGGTGACGGGGGAGGAGCGCGGCCCGCAACGGCTGAGCCCCGACGCCGACCTCGTGCTCGACGGGACGATCAACCATCCGAAGTCGTACAGCATCGCGGCGCTCCTGCACCCCGAGCTCGCCGCCGAGTTCGAGGCGCTGCAGGACCGCCTGCGCGATCGAGTGCTGCTCACATGGCAGACCGAGCTCAACGCGCGTCGCGGGCATGGCGGCAGCATCCGCGAAGACATCACCCGCATCGAGGTCGTCGAGCTGCAGCATCGTCGCTCCCGGGCGCTCGACCCTCACGCCCACCGCCACCTATGGCTCAACGTCAAAGTGCTCGGCGCCGATGGCAAGTGGTCGAACCTCGACTCGCGGGTCGCAATGAAGCTGCACACGGTCATCAACGCCGAAGGCGAGCTCGCTGCCCGCACCGACCCACAGTGGATCACCGTCCTCGCGCGCCACGGATTCACGCTCGACGACGACGGGCAGGTGGCCCAGCTCGCGGGAGCGGTGCGGCCCTTCTCGCGTCGGTCGACGCAGATCGAGGAGAACCGAACGAAGCTGGTTGCGGAGTGGGCGGCGGAGCACCATGGTGCGAGCCCCAGCATCCGGGCCCTGACGCAGATCGACCGCCGAGCATGGGCGATGGCGCGCCCGAACAAGCCGGCCCACCTCGACGAGCAATCCTGGGAGGCGACTGTCCGCGAAGAGCTGGAAGGTATCGATCCGGCACTGATCCGCGAGCGGACTCCGGTCTCGCTCGTTGCGGCATCGACGGAGGCGCTCGACCTGGATCTGTTGTCGGATGCCGCGGTCGTCGATGCCGACGCGCGGTCCACCCGCTGCGGTGGCCGGTTCAGCTCGTTCGATCTCCGCGCCGGCGCCATCCGCGCCCTCTCGCGCAGCGGAGTGGTTGCGCCACGCGGCGCGCTGACCGTAACGATCGACGAGATCACCGACCGAGCGCATCGCAAGTGCATGCGCCTCGTGGGGGACGATGGCATCCCCGGCCACGTGAAGGCGTTCATGGCGACGGAGACGATGCGCCTGAAGATCCGCCTCGCCGCGCGCCTCGACGCTCTCGCCTCGCCTGGGCGCTCACTGCTGCCGGCCGAGTTGCGTCGTGCCGCAGCATTCGTGGAAAACATCGACATCTTGGACGCTTCGCAGCTCGCGGCAGCGGGTGCGATCGCCGGCACGGGTGGGCTCGTGGCCGTCACCGGGCCGGCCGGCGCGGGAAAGACCACGATGCTGCGCCTCGCGCACGCGGGACTGGCACGACAACGGCGGCGGATGCTGGTGGTCGCGCCGACCCGGAAGGCTGCATCGGTCGCCTCCCGTGAGGTCGGTGCAGCGGCGTCGAGCCTGCACGCTCTGCTCGCCGACCACGGCTATCGCTGGGACACGGACCCCGCCGGAGCCCAGATGCGGACGCGGCTGACCCGCGGCGATGCGGACCCGACGACCAGGATCGTCTACGACGGGCCTGTCAAGTTCGTGCTCCGGCGCGGCGATCGGATCGTCGTGGACGAGGCCGGCATGGTCGACCTCCAGACCGCGGCCGCTCTTGTGGATCTCGCCCTCGAGCACGGCGTCGGGGTGGCGATGGTGGGGGATCCGCATCAGGCTCTGCCGGTGGGGCACGCGGGAGCGATGGCAACCGCAGTCCGCTACGCGACAGCATCCGTTGAACTCGACACCGTGCACCGGTTCAGCGATCCCGAATACGCGGCGCTCACCCTGCGCCTGCGCGACCCCCGCGACCGTGACGATGCGCTGAGCGTCGCGGGGGAGTTGCTCGAACGTGGGCACGTCCACCGGGTGGCGAGCACGGAGGAAGCGCGCGACGCGATGGTTGCGGCCTACTTCGAGTGGCACGCGCGCGGGAAGCGAGTGGCGCTGGTCACCGGTGCCAATGAAGAGGCGGACGCGATCAACGATGCCATCCAGCAACGACGCGTGGATGACGGCGAGCTGGACCCCACGACGCTCGTGCTGGGGATGGGGGAGCAGCGCATCCTGGTCGGCGACAGCGTGCAGACGCGCCGCAACGATCCGCGCACCGGTGTCGAGAACCGCGCGCAATGGGTGGTGCACGACGTGTGGGATGACAGCATCGTCCTCACTTCGGTCAGCGACAGTGGTGAGCTCCGTCGCGTGAGTCGCGACTACGCGCTCGACCATCTGCAGCTTGCGTACGCGTCGACGGTGCACGGCATCCAAGGTGAGACGACGGATGCCGCTGTGGTCGGGCCTGATGTCGACGCGGCCGGTCTGTACGTCGGCCTGACCCGTGGGCGGCACCAGAACATCGCCGTGACGATCGCTCGGACCGACCCGGATGCGATCAGCAACATTGGCGCGACGATGATGCGCGGGACGACCGAGCTGACGATCCAGGACGCGATGCGCGCGGCGGAGGCAGAGTTGCGGCGGGCAGCGCGAGAGCGAGAGCTCCGGGCTTCCTCACCTTGGACCACACCGAGCTCGTCGCCTTCGCGCGGCGGACTCTCGCTCTAA
- a CDS encoding restriction endonuclease has product MSEVISRLWYEVWEMGMIVVSEVPGSDSIGAMAPQLTLGQQRTLWLTQAASPPNLQCGKDEMFPRTVALLEAMSSDGAVELSAQPTIQGAEMTLTWRQYSYALRGMGLVENRRGVLALTAEGEKFRADKSPSRLATMMAGRVRLLAEALALVDDRPLTVDEVNAELVGEYNLSWATSSNTRQRLTWLEVLGLIEWLGDRKLTATQAGHEILQTWVLVTPAAVVLEDAGEEVNLPDAPAEIAVLLEELAGSAAAQDSRNTYNIWVPSPASDPNKIENMRISISAAAEPIEKEELLTFIADRFGLKRSSVESMMPFMRAGGFLQEVRRGVFVATPAAKAWLRSGADIDFIRILHVHMRFIGELIRAARENVARGEVYREGARYGMNKEKIRWLIAFMVDAGLLIDTSWSAVQATPAGRRLVAQLPLADVPDTSETEPDQSSTPDGRLRPSPSGESERRSGQIAEQLVRTASDPGADGKGSGVAFETSIESAFKLLGFRAQRISGSGDTDVLVQWYDHDRQLRTAIVDAKSTSSGQIAHTNVSDVAITAHKDKHAADFVAIVAPSFSGDTIKEMAAKKSWALVTATELGEIVTAAESLGLRPADVGALFETPDGLSRVAHLIDSRQRQIDMVSLVVSRLRDEGENEEAVSPRDVSLIERRSELAPSIEELISTFGLLVTLDMDIVRIVDANEDSKHETYQIGDIRPAANRLRALAVALERGMTPSTT; this is encoded by the coding sequence GTGTCCGAGGTTATCAGTAGACTCTGGTATGAGGTGTGGGAGATGGGAATGATCGTCGTGAGCGAAGTGCCTGGGTCTGACTCGATTGGAGCAATGGCTCCCCAACTGACCCTGGGCCAGCAGCGGACCCTATGGCTCACGCAGGCGGCCTCGCCACCCAACCTGCAGTGTGGGAAGGATGAGATGTTCCCCCGCACGGTCGCCCTGCTTGAGGCGATGTCTTCTGATGGTGCGGTTGAACTGAGCGCTCAGCCAACCATTCAGGGCGCTGAGATGACGCTGACGTGGCGGCAGTACTCCTACGCGCTGCGGGGGATGGGTCTCGTTGAGAATCGGCGCGGAGTTCTCGCCCTCACAGCGGAAGGCGAGAAATTCCGCGCAGACAAGTCACCATCTCGCCTCGCGACTATGATGGCCGGTCGAGTTCGGCTGCTCGCGGAGGCACTCGCTCTGGTGGACGATCGACCACTCACTGTCGACGAGGTCAACGCTGAGCTCGTAGGTGAGTACAACCTCAGTTGGGCGACATCAAGCAACACCCGGCAGCGGCTGACCTGGCTCGAAGTTCTCGGGCTCATTGAGTGGCTTGGGGACAGGAAGCTGACCGCGACGCAGGCAGGACACGAGATCCTTCAGACGTGGGTCTTGGTCACGCCGGCAGCCGTCGTGCTGGAAGACGCAGGCGAAGAGGTGAATCTGCCCGACGCGCCCGCAGAGATCGCAGTGCTGCTTGAGGAATTAGCCGGGAGCGCCGCAGCCCAGGACTCCAGGAACACATACAACATCTGGGTCCCGAGTCCGGCTTCTGATCCAAACAAGATCGAGAACATGCGGATATCGATCTCGGCCGCAGCAGAGCCGATCGAGAAGGAAGAGCTCCTGACGTTCATCGCCGACAGATTCGGGTTGAAGCGGAGCAGCGTTGAGTCAATGATGCCCTTCATGCGAGCCGGAGGCTTCTTGCAGGAAGTACGCCGCGGCGTGTTCGTGGCGACACCTGCGGCGAAGGCGTGGCTGCGGTCAGGCGCTGACATTGACTTCATCCGAATTCTCCACGTCCACATGCGTTTCATCGGTGAGCTGATCCGCGCGGCTCGCGAGAATGTCGCACGAGGCGAGGTGTATCGGGAAGGCGCGCGATACGGCATGAACAAGGAGAAGATTCGGTGGCTGATCGCGTTCATGGTCGATGCTGGTCTGCTCATCGACACGTCCTGGTCGGCAGTGCAAGCTACCCCCGCCGGGCGACGACTTGTCGCACAGCTTCCGCTCGCGGACGTTCCCGACACCAGCGAGACGGAACCCGACCAGTCTTCAACCCCTGACGGACGCTTGCGACCATCGCCGTCTGGGGAAAGTGAACGTCGGTCAGGGCAAATCGCTGAGCAACTTGTACGGACGGCCAGCGATCCAGGCGCCGATGGCAAGGGCTCGGGCGTCGCGTTTGAAACGAGCATCGAAAGCGCGTTCAAACTCCTGGGGTTCAGAGCTCAGCGCATTAGCGGATCCGGCGACACTGACGTATTGGTTCAGTGGTATGACCACGACCGTCAGCTTCGAACGGCGATCGTGGACGCGAAGTCCACTTCATCGGGGCAAATCGCGCACACCAACGTCAGCGATGTCGCGATCACCGCTCACAAGGACAAACACGCGGCTGACTTCGTCGCCATCGTTGCGCCGTCGTTTTCGGGTGACACCATCAAGGAGATGGCTGCGAAGAAGAGCTGGGCACTTGTGACGGCAACCGAGTTGGGTGAGATCGTGACTGCGGCCGAATCTCTTGGGCTCCGCCCTGCAGACGTTGGCGCGCTCTTCGAAACTCCCGATGGGCTGTCACGAGTGGCACACTTGATCGACTCCCGCCAGCGGCAGATTGACATGGTGTCCCTGGTCGTGTCTCGGCTCAGAGATGAAGGGGAGAACGAGGAAGCCGTCTCGCCTCGAGACGTTTCACTCATTGAACGACGCTCTGAACTGGCTCCGAGCATCGAGGAGTTGATTTCAACGTTCGGGCTGCTAGTCACCCTGGACATGGACATAGTGAGGATCGTCGACGCGAATGAGGACTCGAAGCACGAGACCTATCAGATTGGTGACATCCGGCCAGCTGCGAATAGGCTCCGCGCGCTCGCGGTTGCCCTCGAGCGAGGAATGACGCCCAGCACAACCTAG
- a CDS encoding HNH endonuclease, with translation MEDDQAGNHASGVIESVFGKADGRGVPELSRATFRMQDGSVMEARMPRPGGDETTCRATPVTFEFMDLGTCPICLTASPSSREHVPPHSIGGNVLTLTCERCNNEFGSKFEPHLQGWYENSIGKVKLSGAEVHGRRFAGEYLVRENAAGGFILFQQGSADAAVDQILQNGGSFEMTYPQADTTRTHIAAVKTAYLAACVTMRVVPNSPRAEALRAELLAARDAPRSQRLTLSPLMKSIRVARSAAEPAPSEIVLMFEQGTDQTSPRFVLSFNRVFAVDWPLEPITGFHVLERPA, from the coding sequence ATGGAAGACGACCAGGCGGGGAATCACGCAAGTGGCGTGATCGAGAGTGTTTTCGGGAAGGCGGACGGCCGCGGCGTCCCCGAGCTCAGCCGCGCCACGTTTCGAATGCAAGACGGGTCTGTGATGGAAGCGCGGATGCCGCGCCCGGGCGGTGATGAGACCACCTGCCGCGCCACACCTGTCACGTTCGAGTTCATGGACCTCGGGACCTGCCCGATCTGCCTCACGGCGAGCCCGTCGAGCCGCGAGCATGTACCGCCGCACTCAATCGGCGGAAACGTTCTGACACTGACCTGTGAGCGCTGCAACAACGAGTTCGGATCGAAGTTCGAGCCACATCTTCAGGGATGGTACGAGAACTCCATCGGCAAGGTGAAGCTGTCAGGCGCCGAAGTGCATGGACGCCGTTTCGCCGGCGAGTACCTGGTTCGTGAGAACGCGGCGGGAGGCTTCATCCTCTTCCAGCAGGGAAGCGCAGACGCGGCAGTGGATCAGATCCTCCAGAATGGAGGATCGTTTGAGATGACCTACCCTCAGGCAGATACCACGAGGACCCACATCGCAGCCGTGAAGACTGCGTACCTCGCTGCATGTGTCACGATGCGGGTCGTGCCGAACTCGCCACGCGCAGAGGCGCTGAGGGCGGAACTGCTGGCCGCACGAGATGCGCCGCGATCGCAGCGGCTGACCCTCAGCCCATTGATGAAGTCGATCCGCGTCGCTCGATCGGCGGCCGAGCCCGCTCCAAGCGAAATCGTGCTGATGTTCGAGCAGGGCACCGATCAGACCAGTCCACGATTTGTTCTCAGCTTCAACCGCGTCTTCGCTGTCGACTGGCCGCTTGAGCCGATCACGGGATTTCACGTTCTTGAACGGCCCGCCTAG
- a CDS encoding AAA family ATPase — MRWSIRDFKGLRRAELNLEPGTLTILAGVNSSGKSSIVQSLLMSAQSLYHEGAVVLNGPLVRLGEAGDLVRTDSSSETIGLSIDYRLSDYQHPDDESRSLRAEIHLVPSADGASLVVQRLVASDLAGAGVTVPLVLDHEWARSQDSSDALDSVPGGLTDAVHAKSLFASDARVLRSYVLFSGILPQYLVQLRRPNEIALAYRRAIQPLLDQMVRGVAPSRILLDAVTELDFYTLFREFSRLLTESMRAANMIDPRLRGIQFDRSWTPNRFRDAWISLDEQSRVLAISFASEQRAANPQVVVPLVDRVRRASVRPRGLLEALLEDTLGPTLSVLRGLSREFIDLADRVQYLGPLRDEPRVVWNQWNELTRGLPVGTRGEYSAAVLARSRENVVRYTDPTGEVRQARLDVAVDDWLRFLDIGESITTSNHGKLGVGLEVTLSGQKRDLTAVGVGVSQALPLVVGMLSAPHSSLFIVEQPELHLHPAVQARLADFLANARRDITVVVETHSEALITRVRRRVAEGAIDKGQVQVVFVEPSEGGTETRELSFNEFGDLSEWPTGFLASPDDDTSAILEANVKRLSGKPQ; from the coding sequence ATGCGCTGGAGTATCAGAGACTTCAAGGGGTTACGACGCGCCGAACTGAATCTTGAGCCGGGTACGCTCACGATCCTGGCGGGAGTGAATAGCAGCGGCAAATCTTCGATTGTCCAATCGCTCCTGATGAGCGCGCAAAGCTTGTATCACGAGGGCGCGGTCGTACTAAACGGGCCTTTGGTCCGCCTGGGCGAGGCCGGAGACCTGGTTCGAACGGACTCCTCGAGTGAGACGATCGGGTTGTCAATTGACTATCGCCTAAGCGACTACCAGCACCCGGACGACGAAAGCCGATCGCTTCGAGCGGAGATCCATCTTGTTCCTAGCGCGGACGGTGCATCGCTAGTCGTTCAACGCCTCGTCGCTTCAGATCTTGCAGGCGCGGGAGTGACTGTGCCTCTCGTGCTGGATCATGAATGGGCGCGATCACAGGACAGCTCGGATGCACTCGACTCTGTACCGGGGGGACTCACCGATGCAGTTCACGCAAAGTCGCTCTTCGCCTCGGACGCAAGAGTCCTTCGTAGCTACGTCCTGTTCAGCGGCATCCTCCCCCAGTACCTCGTCCAGCTTCGTCGGCCAAACGAGATTGCGCTGGCATATCGGCGCGCAATCCAGCCGCTACTCGACCAGATGGTCCGTGGAGTTGCACCGAGTCGTATACTCCTCGATGCTGTAACCGAACTCGATTTCTACACGCTGTTTCGTGAGTTCTCGCGGCTCCTAACAGAGTCGATGAGGGCGGCGAACATGATCGACCCTCGCCTCCGTGGAATTCAATTCGATCGGTCGTGGACGCCCAACAGATTTCGCGACGCTTGGATTTCGCTCGACGAGCAGTCCCGCGTGCTCGCGATCTCCTTCGCCAGCGAGCAGCGAGCAGCCAATCCACAGGTGGTCGTACCTCTTGTCGATCGAGTACGGCGCGCCTCGGTACGTCCGCGTGGACTGCTCGAAGCCCTTCTTGAAGACACTCTCGGCCCCACTTTGTCTGTACTACGAGGACTCTCCCGTGAGTTCATCGATTTGGCGGACCGAGTGCAGTACCTCGGCCCTCTTAGAGACGAGCCACGAGTGGTTTGGAATCAGTGGAACGAGCTAACACGTGGTCTCCCGGTCGGAACCAGGGGCGAGTATAGCGCCGCAGTGTTGGCTCGATCTCGCGAGAACGTCGTGCGCTATACCGACCCGACGGGTGAAGTACGCCAAGCGCGTCTTGATGTAGCGGTGGATGACTGGCTCCGGTTCCTGGACATCGGGGAGAGCATCACAACGAGCAACCATGGCAAGCTGGGTGTTGGGTTGGAAGTCACCCTGTCGGGTCAAAAGCGTGATCTCACAGCTGTCGGTGTCGGTGTGAGTCAAGCCCTGCCGCTCGTCGTGGGAATGCTATCGGCACCACACTCATCGTTGTTCATCGTCGAACAACCTGAGCTTCACCTGCATCCGGCCGTTCAAGCTCGCCTCGCCGACTTCCTCGCGAATGCCAGACGTGACATTACTGTTGTCGTTGAGACCCATAGCGAGGCGCTCATTACGCGCGTGAGGCGCCGTGTCGCCGAGGGGGCAATCGACAAGGGTCAAGTACAAGTCGTTTTTGTTGAGCCCTCAGAGGGGGGCACCGAAACGCGGGAACTCTCCTTCAACGAGTTTGGTGATCTGTCCGAGTGGCCAACAGGATTCTTAGCCTCGCCAGACGATGACACCTCTGCGATTCTTGAGGCCAACGTCAAGCGCTTGAGCGGCAAGCCGCAATGA